A stretch of Kaistella flava (ex Peng et al. 2021) DNA encodes these proteins:
- a CDS encoding TonB-dependent receptor plug domain-containing protein, translating to MKRILLVNIFVLLFTNSFAQQYSSDSTKSHHIQEVIVIGTTKISSKENKPLGSIDEYLQKSAKVDMVKRGAYAWEPLINGLPTERTLVTIDGMRIFGACTDKMDPITSYIEVSNLMEASISSGQEGSCHGNTIGGSIDLKRNKMMFGQKKWNFNINSGYESVNQQKIFGAGTNFKTEKFYTDINFMTRDAENYKAGGNIEVPYSQFQKINVSGISGVKLGENKLLEASVIYDKANDVGYPALPMDVSVAEALITSLKFQMLPESDFLKSWETKIYFNTIMHRMDDTKRPNVPIHMDMPGWSKTYGYYSHLKSVFNNHHLLLNINGFYNKSRAEMTMYPADKSEKLMFMLTWPDVRTLAQALYLEDQINFNQNSSLRLSASVTMHQNKVESEFGLNSLQIFYPEMNAEKTRVLKSFAANYQFDKNGFQAGFGLGYGDRAPSVSEGYGFYLFNSFEKYDYIGNPNLKNESSLEANAFVGLKKEKYSAKVSSSYFHISDYIVGKILDHLIPMTIGANGVKGYTALDYATLFNISLSTELQIADPLKWSTQFVYTRGKDNQNGNLPFMSPFSYQTSLRYDKNKFSAEAAVFGNTKYQDFAPQYGESETPAYAIVNANFGYLFPLGQTKLYTKIGVENIFDRNFTTYSDWNKIPQPGRNFFINLNFSF from the coding sequence TAGTTTTGCGCAACAATATTCCTCAGATTCTACCAAATCACACCATATTCAGGAAGTTATTGTCATTGGAACGACCAAGATTTCCAGCAAAGAAAATAAGCCCTTAGGTTCAATTGATGAATACCTTCAAAAATCTGCGAAAGTAGATATGGTAAAACGGGGTGCTTATGCCTGGGAACCGCTCATCAATGGTTTACCGACCGAAAGAACTTTGGTTACTATCGACGGAATGCGAATTTTTGGTGCGTGTACCGATAAAATGGATCCGATTACTTCTTATATCGAAGTTTCTAATTTAATGGAAGCCAGCATCAGTTCCGGTCAGGAAGGTTCTTGCCACGGAAATACCATCGGCGGTTCTATCGATTTGAAAAGAAACAAAATGATGTTTGGTCAAAAGAAATGGAACTTTAATATCAACAGCGGTTATGAATCGGTCAATCAGCAAAAGATTTTCGGCGCAGGTACGAACTTTAAAACAGAGAAATTCTATACCGATATTAATTTTATGACGCGTGATGCCGAGAATTACAAGGCTGGTGGTAATATCGAAGTTCCTTATTCTCAGTTTCAAAAAATAAATGTTTCTGGAATTTCAGGAGTGAAGTTGGGTGAAAACAAATTATTAGAAGCCTCTGTTATTTACGACAAAGCCAATGATGTTGGTTATCCTGCATTGCCAATGGATGTTTCAGTTGCAGAAGCTTTGATTACTTCTTTGAAATTTCAAATGTTGCCAGAAAGTGATTTCTTGAAAAGTTGGGAAACCAAAATTTATTTCAACACCATCATGCACAGAATGGATGACACCAAAAGACCAAACGTTCCGATCCACATGGATATGCCGGGTTGGAGTAAAACCTATGGATATTATTCTCATTTGAAATCGGTTTTTAATAATCATCATTTATTATTAAATATCAATGGGTTTTACAATAAGTCGCGCGCAGAAATGACGATGTATCCAGCAGATAAAAGTGAAAAATTAATGTTCATGTTGACTTGGCCGGATGTGAGAACGCTTGCTCAGGCACTTTACTTGGAAGATCAAATTAATTTTAATCAAAATTCAAGTTTAAGATTATCTGCTTCGGTAACGATGCATCAAAATAAAGTGGAAAGTGAATTTGGTTTAAACAGTTTGCAGATTTTTTATCCTGAAATGAATGCGGAGAAAACCAGAGTTTTAAAAAGTTTCGCTGCCAATTATCAGTTTGATAAAAATGGATTTCAAGCAGGTTTTGGTTTAGGATATGGTGATCGTGCGCCTTCTGTTTCTGAAGGTTACGGGTTTTATTTATTTAACAGTTTTGAGAAATATGATTATATCGGCAATCCCAATCTTAAAAATGAATCGTCATTAGAAGCAAATGCTTTTGTAGGTTTGAAAAAAGAAAAATACAGCGCAAAAGTTTCGTCTTCTTATTTTCATATTTCGGATTATATCGTTGGAAAAATTTTAGATCATCTTATTCCGATGACAATTGGTGCTAATGGTGTTAAAGGTTATACGGCCTTAGATTATGCGACTTTATTTAATATTAGTTTATCCACAGAATTGCAAATTGCTGATCCATTGAAATGGTCCACCCAATTCGTTTACACCCGTGGAAAAGATAATCAGAACGGGAACTTGCCTTTCATGAGTCCGTTCAGTTACCAAACTTCTTTGCGATATGACAAGAATAAATTCTCTGCCGAAGCAGCCGTTTTTGGAAATACAAAATACCAGGATTTCGCACCACAATATGGTGAATCTGAAACTCCGGCTTATGCAATTGTTAATGCGAATTTCGGATATTTATTTCCGCTCGGACAAACTAAATTGTATACGAAAATTGGCGTAGAAAATATTTTTGACCGAAACTTTACCACTTATTCTGATTGGAATAAAATCCCGCAACCAGGTCGTAATTTCTTTATTAATCTGAATTTTAGTTTTTAG
- a CDS encoding sulfite exporter TauE/SafE family protein, translating to MELLGYFSAIVIGLVMGLIGGGGSILSVPIFVYIFGFDPVTATTLSLFVVGVTSLVGSAGFVKEKMIDFRTALIFGIPSVLGVLFSRRLVLPYLPEYIINRWGITLTKDMFLLLLFSILMLIASVKMIRKTERPSGRKQNENNYTILISQGLLVGIITGLIGAGGGFLIVPALVMLIGLPMKRAVATSLFIIAMNSILGFLSTMQMVAHDWTFLIIFSSLSVIGIFIGIVLAKKIDGRKLKPAFGWVVLLMGLFIIIKEIFIKQQLAI from the coding sequence ATGGAGTTATTAGGATATTTTTCTGCAATCGTTATTGGTCTGGTGATGGGATTAATCGGTGGTGGCGGAAGTATTTTAAGCGTTCCTATTTTCGTTTATATTTTCGGTTTTGATCCCGTAACTGCGACAACACTTTCGCTATTTGTGGTAGGTGTTACGAGTTTGGTAGGATCGGCGGGATTTGTGAAAGAAAAAATGATTGATTTTCGAACCGCTTTAATCTTCGGGATTCCGTCGGTTTTGGGCGTGCTGTTTTCAAGAAGACTGGTCTTGCCTTATTTGCCAGAATATATCATTAATCGTTGGGGAATTACTTTAACCAAAGACATGTTTCTGCTTTTGTTATTTTCTATTTTAATGTTGATTGCTTCGGTAAAAATGATTAGAAAAACCGAAAGACCGTCAGGAAGAAAACAAAACGAAAACAATTACACCATTTTAATATCGCAAGGACTTTTAGTTGGAATTATTACAGGTTTAATCGGTGCGGGCGGTGGATTTTTAATCGTTCCTGCCTTAGTGATGTTGATTGGATTGCCGATGAAAAGAGCAGTTGCAACTTCACTTTTTATTATTGCCATGAATTCGATTCTTGGTTTCCTCAGCACCATGCAAATGGTTGCACACGACTGGACTTTTCTTATCATCTTTTCCTCATTATCCGTAATTGGAATTTTTATAGGAATAGTATTAGCGAAGAAAATAGATGGTCGAAAATTAAAGCCCGCATTCGGATGGGTCGTCCTGTTAATGGGATTATTTATCATTATTAAAGAAATATTTATTAAACAACAATTAGCAATATGA
- a CDS encoding MBL fold metallo-hydrolase, which produces MTVEQIYTGCLAQGAYYIVSENEAAIIDPLRETKPYTDRLEKDEVKLKYIFETHFHADFVSGHVDLSKKTGAPIVYGPTANPDFEAIIAEDGQVFEIGKIKIKVLHTPGHTMESSTYLLIDENGKETAIFSGDTLFLGDVGRPDLAQKAASMTQEELAGILYDSLQNKIMPLADDITVYPAHGAGSACGKNMQKETVDTLGNQKKTNYALNQPNKESFVKEVLDGLSAPPKYFGMNVALNKGGYEDFDVILKKGSHPVSAQDFEAVAEDSGALILDTRNAADFQKGFVPNSINIGLQGDFAPWVGAMIYDVKQPLLLVTDLGLEEEAITRLARVGFDNVIGYLDGGFESWKNSGKEIDHVNRISAQTFSDEFKKDAKIIDVRNETEYAAEHVDEAYSRPLVDINEWAATLDKDEHFFLHCAGGYRSMIAASILNSRGIRNFSEIEGGFNAIKQTNVPKSNFVCQSKTLN; this is translated from the coding sequence ATGACAGTAGAACAAATTTATACAGGATGTCTCGCGCAAGGAGCGTACTATATCGTTTCAGAAAATGAGGCAGCGATTATCGATCCACTAAGAGAAACTAAACCTTATACCGATCGGTTAGAAAAAGATGAGGTTAAATTAAAATATATTTTTGAAACTCATTTCCATGCAGATTTTGTTTCTGGACATGTAGATTTATCGAAGAAAACGGGAGCACCAATTGTTTACGGACCAACGGCAAATCCTGATTTTGAAGCAATCATTGCAGAAGACGGACAAGTTTTTGAAATCGGAAAAATAAAGATTAAAGTGTTGCATACTCCAGGTCACACGATGGAAAGTTCAACCTATCTTTTGATTGATGAAAACGGAAAAGAAACTGCGATTTTCAGTGGAGACACTTTATTCTTAGGCGATGTTGGAAGACCAGACTTGGCGCAAAAAGCAGCCAGCATGACTCAGGAAGAATTGGCTGGGATTTTATACGACAGTTTGCAGAATAAAATCATGCCTTTGGCTGATGATATTACTGTTTATCCGGCACACGGCGCTGGTTCTGCCTGTGGTAAAAACATGCAGAAAGAAACCGTTGATACTTTAGGAAATCAAAAGAAAACCAATTACGCGTTAAATCAACCCAACAAAGAATCTTTCGTAAAAGAAGTTCTGGATGGTTTGTCTGCACCTCCAAAGTATTTCGGAATGAATGTCGCTTTGAATAAAGGTGGTTACGAAGATTTCGATGTCATTCTTAAAAAAGGATCGCATCCTGTTTCTGCTCAGGATTTTGAAGCAGTTGCAGAAGATAGCGGAGCATTGATTTTAGATACCAGAAATGCTGCAGATTTCCAGAAAGGATTCGTTCCTAATTCCATTAATATTGGCTTGCAGGGAGATTTTGCACCTTGGGTTGGAGCCATGATTTATGATGTTAAACAACCGCTTTTATTGGTAACTGATTTAGGACTTGAAGAAGAGGCAATTACTCGTTTGGCAAGAGTCGGTTTCGATAATGTAATCGGTTATTTAGATGGTGGTTTCGAATCTTGGAAAAACTCAGGAAAAGAAATCGATCATGTTAACAGAATTTCTGCTCAAACTTTTTCAGATGAATTTAAAAAAGATGCGAAAATCATTGATGTAAGAAATGAAACTGAATATGCCGCAGAACACGTAGATGAAGCCTACAGCAGGCCTTTAGTTGATATTAATGAATGGGCAGCGACTTTGGATAAAGACGAGCATTTCTTCTTGCATTGTGCAGGTGGTTACAGAAGTATGATTGCCGCAAGTATTTTAAATTCAAGAGGAATTAGAAACTTCTCTGAAATCGAAGGTGGTTTTAACGCAATTAAACAAACCAATGTTCCCAAAAGTAATTTTGTGTGTCAAAGTAAAACTTTAAACTAA
- a CDS encoding rhodanese-like domain-containing protein — translation MRLKSIFIIGAISIGLWSCKTASPVSAVSRAEVKEMVISPETTLVDVRIPEQFSEKTAPGAVNIPLAKIEDNLDFFRKQKQIVIFCNSGKQAAQAVEILKKNGIKNVYDAKTLQNVTAINKEKNEK, via the coding sequence ATGAGATTAAAAAGTATTTTTATTATAGGTGCGATTTCAATAGGATTATGGTCTTGTAAAACGGCAAGTCCAGTTTCAGCAGTATCTCGCGCAGAAGTGAAAGAAATGGTAATCAGTCCGGAAACCACTTTGGTTGATGTTCGGATTCCAGAACAGTTTTCTGAAAAAACAGCTCCAGGTGCAGTTAATATTCCTTTAGCTAAAATAGAAGATAATCTTGATTTCTTCAGAAAGCAAAAGCAAATCGTGATTTTCTGTAATAGTGGAAAACAGGCCGCTCAGGCAGTTGAAATTCTAAAAAAGAACGGAATTAAAAATGTTTATGATGCCAAAACACTTCAAAATGTAACGGCAATTAACAAAGAGAAAAATGAAAAATAA
- a CDS encoding methyltransferase domain-containing protein, protein MENDFSCNKVPDQNNPDKEFWESRWDKKETGWDIGFVSPAIEKYILQHQNKESKILIPGCGNAYEAEFLWNLGFRNITVLDIAPSAVEILKEKFKDKKGVSVICGNFFEHQGKYDLMIEQTFFCAIAPSLRNKYAEKASELLNENGRIIGVMFNRTFEKVGPPFGGSIAEYQLIFEKYFEIEKMEECYNSIQPRKGSEIFINLKKIQNENKHGQF, encoded by the coding sequence ATGGAAAACGATTTCTCTTGCAACAAAGTTCCTGACCAAAACAATCCCGATAAAGAATTTTGGGAAAGTAGATGGGATAAAAAGGAAACTGGTTGGGACATTGGTTTTGTCTCGCCCGCAATTGAAAAATATATTTTGCAGCACCAAAACAAAGAATCGAAAATTTTGATTCCCGGTTGTGGAAATGCTTATGAAGCAGAATTTTTATGGAATCTCGGATTTAGAAATATAACCGTTTTAGATATTGCACCTTCGGCGGTTGAGATTTTAAAAGAGAAATTTAAAGACAAGAAAGGTGTCTCCGTAATTTGTGGAAATTTCTTTGAACATCAGGGGAAATATGACCTCATGATTGAGCAGACTTTCTTTTGTGCGATTGCTCCATCACTTAGAAATAAATATGCAGAAAAAGCTTCAGAATTATTAAATGAAAATGGTAGAATTATCGGTGTAATGTTCAACAGAACCTTCGAGAAAGTTGGACCGCCTTTTGGTGGAAGTATTGCTGAATATCAGTTGATTTTTGAAAAATATTTTGAAATAGAAAAAATGGAAGAATGCTATAACAGTATTCAGCCAAGAAAAGGAAGTGAAATTTTTATTAACCTTAAAAAAATTCAAAATGAAAACAAACATGGGCAGTTTTGA
- a CDS encoding DUF2892 domain-containing protein: protein MKTNMGSFDRIIRVLIAAIIGYLYYVHYISGTLGIVLVVLAVVFALTSFIGFCPLYTFLGINTCKKKVT, encoded by the coding sequence ATGAAAACAAACATGGGCAGTTTTGATAGGATCATCAGAGTCTTAATCGCTGCAATCATCGGATATCTTTACTATGTTCATTATATTTCCGGAACCTTGGGAATTGTTTTGGTGGTATTGGCTGTAGTTTTCGCGCTGACAAGTTTTATTGGATTTTGTCCGCTTTATACGTTCTTAGGAATTAATACCTGCAAAAAAAAAGTAACTTGA
- a CDS encoding DUF6132 family protein: protein MLEFLKKHQLKIVGIIVGGLLGSAYYHFIGCTTGTCAITSKPLNSTAYGMVMGYLMFSMFQKSKTKTENV, encoded by the coding sequence ATGTTAGAATTTTTAAAGAAACATCAATTAAAAATAGTTGGAATTATAGTCGGCGGACTTTTAGGTTCCGCTTATTACCACTTTATCGGCTGTACAACCGGAACTTGTGCAATCACCTCCAAACCATTAAATTCAACCGCTTATGGAATGGTCATGGGGTATTTGATGTTTTCTATGTTCCAAAAATCTAAAACAAAAACAGAAAATGTTTGA
- a CDS encoding rhodanese-like domain-containing protein, which yields MFDFIKKLFGSKSVDFKELFIAGAQIIDVRTPAEFSNGHIKQSKNIPLQQLQSEMKKLDLKKPIITCCASGMRSASAKSILQQNGFEVYNGGGWSSLQSKLNK from the coding sequence ATGTTTGATTTTATTAAAAAATTATTCGGATCGAAATCAGTTGACTTTAAAGAATTGTTCATCGCTGGTGCGCAAATCATTGATGTGAGAACTCCCGCTGAATTTAGCAACGGTCATATCAAACAATCCAAAAATATTCCTTTGCAGCAACTTCAAAGTGAGATGAAAAAACTCGATTTGAAAAAACCGATTATTACCTGCTGTGCCAGTGGAATGAGAAGTGCTTCTGCGAAATCGATTCTTCAGCAAAATGGGTTCGAAGTGTATAATGGAGGCGGTTGGAGTTCGCTTCAAAGCAAACTAAACAAATGA
- a CDS encoding thioredoxin family protein: MSQKFKELIDSERPVLIDFFATWCGPCKVQSSVLNTVKENVGDMARIVKIDIDQFPSIASEYGVRGVPTLAVFKKGEMLYKESGVHDVNTLTNLLKGFAS; this comes from the coding sequence ATGTCACAAAAATTTAAAGAACTTATAGATTCAGAACGTCCAGTACTTATTGATTTTTTTGCAACTTGGTGTGGACCATGCAAAGTGCAATCTTCTGTTTTGAATACTGTGAAAGAGAATGTCGGCGATATGGCCAGAATCGTAAAAATTGATATTGATCAATTCCCTTCGATAGCATCAGAATACGGCGTTCGTGGAGTTCCCACTTTAGCCGTTTTCAAAAAAGGAGAAATGCTTTATAAGGAAAGTGGTGTTCATGATGTGAATACATTGACTAATCTTTTGAAAGGTTTTGCTTCGTAA
- a CDS encoding amidohydrolase: MNDLRVSGLNLNITWKNKSENFNQIEFAFTEIAADLFILPEMFSTGFYMKPEEIADRNEETLEWMKKFAKEKNTVVCGSASVCEGEHFLNRFYFVEPNGDYSFYDKRHLFSYSGEDKKYSPGKERVIVNYKGWRILLQVCYDLRFPIFSRNNGDYDAILYVANWPKSRIDAWQTLLKARAIENQAYVFGLNRIGIDGNDLEYPESSYCYFADGTETSSTNNNIVSAVFEAEKLEKFRTKFPFLSDRDEFELK, translated from the coding sequence ATGAACGATTTAAGAGTTAGCGGTTTAAATTTAAATATCACCTGGAAAAACAAAAGTGAAAATTTCAACCAAATCGAATTCGCTTTCACAGAAATAGCAGCAGATTTATTTATTCTTCCAGAAATGTTCTCAACTGGCTTTTATATGAAGCCAGAAGAAATTGCCGATCGAAATGAAGAAACTTTAGAATGGATGAAAAAATTCGCAAAAGAAAAGAACACTGTCGTTTGCGGAAGCGCTTCTGTTTGTGAAGGTGAACATTTTCTCAATCGATTTTATTTTGTAGAACCTAATGGAGATTATTCTTTCTACGATAAAAGACATCTTTTTTCTTATTCTGGTGAAGATAAGAAATACAGCCCGGGGAAAGAAAGAGTGATTGTCAACTATAAAGGTTGGCGAATCTTACTGCAAGTTTGCTATGATTTACGTTTTCCAATTTTCTCCAGAAACAATGGAGATTATGATGCGATTTTATATGTTGCCAACTGGCCTAAAAGTAGAATTGACGCTTGGCAAACTTTATTAAAAGCCAGAGCCATTGAAAATCAAGCCTACGTTTTTGGTTTAAATAGAATCGGAATTGATGGTAATGATTTGGAATATCCTGAAAGCTCTTACTGTTATTTCGCTGATGGAACCGAAACCTCATCGACAAATAACAATATTGTTTCTGCTGTTTTTGAAGCCGAAAAGCTGGAGAAATTTAGAACGAAATTTCCTTTTCTTTCAGATCGTGATGAATTTGAATTAAAATAA
- a CDS encoding DUF6646 family protein → MKKYLLVFSMLFIGQMAFAQAWQGRGDQKIQVGLNGWGYGTGITATYDYGLSKLISVGAGANFFFDHSNDKYRNDDFGVFGRLNFHLQEPLGLPSNWDIYPGVDLGLLGKSGTYFGAHLGVRYFFNNNVGVFLEAGNNGAIGVSFNL, encoded by the coding sequence ATGAAAAAGTATCTTTTAGTATTCTCAATGTTGTTCATCGGACAAATGGCATTTGCACAAGCTTGGCAAGGTAGAGGAGATCAAAAAATCCAAGTAGGATTAAATGGTTGGGGGTATGGAACTGGGATTACTGCAACTTACGATTATGGTTTATCTAAATTAATCTCTGTTGGAGCTGGAGCAAATTTCTTTTTTGATCATAGTAACGATAAATATAGAAATGACGATTTTGGAGTTTTTGGTAGATTAAACTTTCACTTACAAGAACCATTAGGACTTCCTTCAAACTGGGATATTTATCCAGGTGTTGATTTAGGACTTTTAGGTAAAAGCGGAACGTACTTCGGAGCGCATTTAGGAGTTAGATATTTCTTCAATAATAATGTTGGTGTTTTCCTTGAAGCAGGTAATAACGGAGCAATTGGTGTTTCTTTCAACTTGTAA
- the rseP gene encoding RIP metalloprotease RseP: protein MTLIQLFQFILSISILVGLHELGHFIPAKLFKARVEKFYLFFDPWFSIAKKKIGDTEYGIGWLPFGGYVKIAGMVDESMDTEQLKQPAQPWEFRSKPAWQRLIIMMGGVTVNFFLAWFIYSSLSYFKGETYHDNAKFENGISVSTAGQKMGLKNGDKILKIDGKPAERMETSTINMLFANHVTVLRDGKEVTFPVNEDGVAEVLAENEAKMYFGPRAPVVLDSLFPNGAAKAGGLLKGDRIVGVDGKSVNFFDQLAPELSQHKNQDIVLDIERNNTPEKINVKVDKDGKLGFAIDSSIAQKEFEKTQVTKQYSVLGAIPRGLTRTIDVLTMQIKQFKIVFNTKTQGYKKVSGPIGIIKQMPKEVNWEFFWSFTAMFSIWLAFLNLIPIPGLDGGHVVFTLWEMITGKPVPQKVLENAQMIGVIFLMGLMVIIFGNDILKWITGKF from the coding sequence ATGACATTAATACAGTTATTTCAATTTATATTGAGCATCTCAATTCTAGTTGGTCTTCATGAATTGGGACATTTTATTCCCGCTAAACTTTTTAAAGCTAGAGTTGAAAAATTCTATCTTTTTTTTGACCCGTGGTTTTCTATTGCCAAGAAAAAAATTGGTGATACCGAATACGGAATCGGTTGGTTACCTTTTGGTGGTTATGTAAAAATCGCCGGAATGGTTGACGAAAGCATGGATACTGAACAGTTAAAACAACCTGCTCAACCTTGGGAATTTCGTAGTAAACCAGCTTGGCAACGTCTAATCATTATGATGGGTGGAGTTACCGTTAACTTTTTCCTAGCTTGGTTCATCTATTCTTCTTTAAGTTATTTTAAAGGGGAAACGTATCACGATAATGCTAAGTTTGAAAATGGAATTTCCGTTTCGACTGCTGGTCAAAAAATGGGTTTAAAGAATGGAGATAAAATTCTAAAAATCGATGGTAAGCCTGCTGAAAGAATGGAAACTTCTACTATTAATATGCTTTTTGCTAATCATGTAACTGTTTTAAGAGACGGCAAAGAAGTTACTTTCCCAGTAAATGAAGATGGTGTAGCTGAGGTATTGGCAGAGAATGAAGCTAAAATGTATTTCGGGCCACGTGCTCCTGTTGTACTTGATAGTCTTTTCCCAAATGGTGCTGCTAAAGCTGGAGGGTTATTAAAAGGCGATAGAATCGTTGGAGTTGATGGAAAATCGGTTAATTTCTTCGATCAATTAGCACCAGAGCTTTCTCAGCATAAAAACCAAGATATCGTTTTAGACATTGAAAGAAACAATACTCCGGAAAAGATTAATGTTAAAGTTGATAAAGACGGAAAGCTTGGTTTTGCAATCGATTCATCAATTGCTCAGAAAGAATTTGAAAAAACACAGGTTACCAAACAATATTCGGTTTTGGGAGCAATTCCAAGAGGTCTAACAAGAACGATTGATGTTTTGACCATGCAGATCAAACAGTTTAAAATTGTTTTCAACACCAAAACGCAAGGTTATAAAAAAGTTTCAGGACCAATTGGAATTATCAAACAAATGCCAAAAGAGGTGAACTGGGAGTTTTTCTGGAGCTTTACGGCGATGTTCTCGATTTGGTTGGCATTCCTTAATTTAATTCCTATTCCGGGATTAGATGGTGGTCACGTAGTTTTCACGCTTTGGGAAATGATTACTGGAAAACCGGTTCCTCAGAAAGTTTTAGAAAACGCACAAATGATTGGGGTGATTTTCCTAATGGGATTGATGGTTATCATCTTCGGAAACGATATATTAAAATGGATTACCGGAAAATTTTAA
- a CDS encoding transposase: MLNETEVLKFLLPEFLIDHFEIVKFEEINKVVHLYFEEKNTIPKEFTSLTLQSKGFLPEITVDDFQLRGKSVKLHIKRRRWTDVKSGDIIQRDWNLIAKGTRMTQDFAEFLKKISRY, translated from the coding sequence ATGCTAAACGAAACAGAAGTTCTCAAATTTTTACTACCTGAATTTTTAATTGATCATTTTGAAATTGTGAAATTTGAAGAAATAAATAAAGTTGTGCATCTTTATTTTGAAGAAAAAAATACGATTCCCAAAGAATTTACGTCCCTTACTTTGCAATCAAAGGGTTTTCTGCCCGAAATAACGGTAGATGATTTTCAGCTGCGTGGAAAGTCTGTAAAACTCCATATCAAACGCCGAAGATGGACAGATGTGAAATCGGGAGACATTATTCAAAGAGATTGGAATCTCATCGCTAAAGGAACTCGCATGACACAGGATTTTGCAGAGTTCTTAAAAAAAATCAGCCGATACTAA
- a CDS encoding GIY-YIG nuclease family protein produces MDIHSNVKKRVDEHNESDKNTFTSKHRPWVLKGYFGVNGTEANAIGIEKFIKKQKSSKFIERLLEEETVFSDVLAQLVRVPKLRD; encoded by the coding sequence TTGGATATACATTCTAATGTTAAGAAACGTGTTGATGAGCATAATGAATCAGATAAAAATACGTTCACCTCAAAACATAGACCTTGGGTTCTAAAAGGCTATTTTGGTGTTAATGGCACTGAGGCTAATGCGATAGGAATTGAAAAATTTATAAAGAAACAAAAGTCATCAAAGTTTATTGAGAGGCTTCTTGAAGAAGAAACTGTTTTTTCTGATGTATTAGCCCAGTTGGTTAGAGTCCCGAAGCTTCGGGATTAA
- a CDS encoding GIY-YIG nuclease family protein produces MKKRVAEHNESDKNTFTSKHRPWVLKGYFDVNGTEANAIGIEKFIKKQKSSKFIERLLEEETVFSGVLAQLVRVPKLRN; encoded by the coding sequence ATTAAGAAACGTGTTGCTGAGCATAATGAATCAGATAAAAATACGTTCACCTCAAAACATAGACCTTGGGTTCTAAAAGGCTATTTTGATGTTAATGGCACTGAGGCTAATGCGATAGGAATTGAAAAATTTATAAAGAAACAAAAGTCATCAAAGTTTATTGAGAGGCTTCTTGAAGAAGAAACTGTTTTTTCTGGTGTATTAGCTCAGTTGGTTAGAGTCCCGAAGCTTCGGAATTAA